Genomic window (Amaranthus tricolor cultivar Red isolate AtriRed21 chromosome 7, ASM2621246v1, whole genome shotgun sequence):
TACTTCCTTGGATAAACTCCAATAAGGTCCGAATTATGCTTTGAATTTGGCTCAAACCCAAGTGTTTTCAAGCTTGGGGCTCATTAGCCTCCTCGCTTCGTCTGGCTCGGACTCCCCAGGGGAGGGGTAGTCCCCTTTTAATCGGCACCCTGCTATATTCGACAGGTGCCTCACCCTATTTGGCCCCTTCCCTGGATGGACTCCAATGGGGTCCGAATTATGTTTCAAACTTTGCTCATAAGCCCAAGTGTTTTCAAGCTTAGGACTCATTAGCCCCCTCGCCTAATCTGACTCGGACTTCCCAGGGGAGGGGGAGTCCTCTCTTAATCGGCACCATACTATATTCGGCAGGTGCCTTACCCTATTCGGCCCCTTCCCTGGATGGACTCCAATGGGGTCCAAATTATGTTTCAAACTTGGCTCATAAGCCCAAGTATTTTCAAGCTTGGGGCTCATTAGCCCAAGTATTTTCAAGAATGGGACTAATTAGCCCTTCACTTCGGCTACTAAGAAAACTCGGACTCCTCAGGGAAAAGGGGAGTCCCCTATTCGACCACTAAGCAAACTCAGACTCCTCAGGGAAAGGGGAAGTCCCCTATTCAGCCTGCCCCTATTGGCCACTAAGCATACTCGGACTCCTGAGAAAAGGGGGAATCCCCTATTCGGCCTGTCCCTATCCGGCCACTAAGCAAACTCGGACTCCTCAGGGAAATGGGGAGTCCCCTATTCGGCCTATCCCTATTCGGCCTCTAAGCAAACTCGACTCCTCAGGGAAAAGGGAGTCCCCTATTCGGCCTGTCCCTATTCGGCTACTAAGCAAACTCGAACTCCTCAGGGAAAGGAGGAGTCCTCTATTTGGCTTGTCCCTATTCGACCACTCGACAAATCGGACCCCTTGGAGAAAAGGGAATCCCTTATTCGGCCCTCGACTGACTCGGACTGCCACGGAAGGGGGAATCTAGTATTCAGCAAATTCTTTATTCGGTCTCCCGTCTGACTTGGACTCCCCAAGGGAGGGGGAGCCCCCTAGTATTCGACCATCCACAGTATTCGGGCCACGAAGACTTTGACCAATGGTCTATTTTTAATCTTAGGATCGATTCGTTATTTTCCGGAATAAGCTTGAATATAGCTCGGCCTTCGAAGGGCGGGAGCCCAATGGCCTCCAATGGCCTCCAATGTCAGGCTACGCCACCGCCAATCCAAGGAGATACTACCTTCTTTGATCAGTAGTGTCCTCCGCTCAAAGCTCGCTAACGGTTACGTTTGACGCCCTTTGCGGGTGGGGCTAATGTTATTGGGTCAACCAACTTTCATTTGACGGGCCAAGCTAAAAGGCCCAATAACCCTAATAACCAATCAAGCTACTAGAAAGCCCATCCTGAAGGGTGAAGTTACCAAAATGCCTTTGGTCAGTCATCCCGGGTTATTTATTACCCTATAAATATCCTTATTTATGACTATTTATGATATGCTATTTTCTCTCTAAAACTTTATTACCCTATAAATATTCACATTTATGACTATTTATGGTATgttattttctctctctaaaccTCTACTACTTGCATTCATTCCTTGTTTCATATTCCCGATCattgacttgagcgtcggaggggctTTCCGGAAAAGCGCCCCCGGACAATTAACTCTGTTCGTTTTGCAGTTCACCAGCCGAACCCAGTCCAAGTTATTCGAACCCTTCGACGGTGAGGTCCACATTCCTTCCTAAATTAAATTGACTCGTTTTTAGACGGAAACAAGACTAATCATAtctattttatctattttgattttattgttttttaatcatCTGTGTACAATCTAATTACTCTTAACAATTTTATAAATGGCTGTGTAACTATTAAGTGTTGCATTATCTAGACCGAGAGTAAAGAGCAATGGCAgaatatttacaaaatcaatCCATCAAATCAATGCTCATAATGCAAAAGAATAGATTATGCTTTTTAACACTTGTAAAGACATATCATGGTATCATTGAGTTGAAAGAATCTTCCTTTGAGTAAAGACGAGTACACAATAATAGAAGTCAAGTTAACAATACTacttttattatgttttataatcGAGTACAACCTTCCCCATCCTCAACATCACAAGATTCATAACAGCCTTGACTATTAACCTCCACTCATCACCAATCCCACCCTTAAAAAATGTCGTATGACCCAAAGAATCTTTaatctaatttaattgtattgaCCATAAATAAATATGGGTATGAAGAGATGAATAAACATAAGGGAGTTTGGTATTGGCTGATGGGCCATGATTTAGACTTGATGAAATTCTAATTTGTTCCCTTCAAGCCGTCAAAAGACACTCTGCAATTATGTTCCCCGAGTAATTTTACCAAATTAGCTCTAAGAGAGGACACCCGGATCAGATTGGTCACTCCTACTACTTCCTTCCCCGTCAACATGATTCACCTTAGCCAAACCCAACCTTCCTATGCCAACCCCATTCGAAGGTGAATTTGAGTCAACAAACTCGGCTGAATTCATCTCCATTTGACAAATCCTCACCGCCCCAATCAACTTCTCCGGCAACTCCTCTTCAATCTGGCCTTCGACCACAAATCCCATGTCTATTGTTACCGATGTGACACACCCCAACGCAAGATGAACCAATGCACCAGCTATCTTCGAGCTCGAGATATCCACATCAATCTCCAAGTAGTTCGGTCCCCTGTGATACCGACATGTCAATGCCTTCCCTAAGAGGCAAGCACTGTAGTTTCCCACTGCTGTTTTTACTATCCATGGTCCCTTTACAATTCGATTCACTAGCTTTAATCGGCTATTCCTGAACCCATCATCGCCATTTATGAAACGTTCTAACAATGAACCTGATTCAATTGGCTCATCTGTTGAGAAGTAGAATACCGCGCTGTGATGCTCTCTACCTGCCACATTATCGCACAAAATTTGGATCTTATTCATCTATTCAATTACTCTTTTCCATCaccaaaaaaataagattataacctcatgataaaaaaaaaaggctaaATTTAGCAAATTGGCAATCACATACTTTCTCGATTCTAATTTACttgtaacatttattttttcactcagtccaatatactaattcaatccttaatatctctaattgcaaaataaaaaattataaaaacttagtaataataatctttgcaatgagacgaatcaaacaagatctcacttgactatgttttaacttataaattaaaaactaattacaattaAGAGTAATGAATGAATAGTTTCATTGTTTCTAACGTTGCAACTAATATAAAACGGGAGAAGTATAACATCATCTAAGGTCAATTGCTGATTTGTTAATTCATAAAGAACCTCACCTAAAATGATTGATTTTTGGAATTAATACCTTAAAAGGTTGAGattatcataattaattaagaagTAGTTTAAAAACTCGTACAATATACAAACTATTTAGCAacgacatatataaatatatgatattaaaaaataaaaccaaacatATTATAGTCtataaatcaatcaatttaaataaaaataataggaaaatttacccagaataatccaacctattcacgattttcctacaataatcccaactatcgattaaccatgaataatccgaacTTAGGAGGGTCTTTGCCTTGGGTACACTCGGGTGACCTGCTACCTATTGtagcaagtcattttgaatataaaaaaaaaaaagataaattacaaacatattacaaaaatattttaaaaaatgaaaaatttacccagaataatccaacctatttacgattttcctacaataatcccaactattgactaACGGGCAGAAAATTAGCTGTTGCACCGGTAAAAACAagagcaacaacagcacaggttaagtgagtcaatagttgggattattcatggttaattgatagttgggattattgtaggaaaatcgtgaataggttggattattccgagtaaattttccaaaataataacgttatttttctttaaacaaTGAGTTTCATCTCGCAAACTCTTTCCAAATGTGATACATGAAAATTACCTAAAATGTATAATTAAATCAATCATGTTAGATCTATCTATACATAGACACCAATTGGTCACTAATTTTTTTCAACTATATTCAATTTCCAATTGTTGCTTTGACATAGTCAAACTTTCTCAACTACCTTGCTGATTCCTTCTTTTGCGACTGTTTACACTTTACACGCAAaagcaaataattttaatactttattttgatgaaagttaatATACGtaaaaatgaaacttatgtTCCCCGTCAGattgaaatttattttgcaTTCACAAAATAAATGACTAAGATTATAGCAAAAGAACCCTAATCTTGAATCTGATGGGTTATGAAGAtttaaattagaattttttttaattaaaaaacagcAATCATCTCGAAATTAAATAACAGGATTATCCGTTAATCAATTTGACAATTCAGTAAAAGACCAATTTAATTCATTTCTAAGTTAATTCATTTTagaaaatcatcaaaaacagAAAGTCTGAAATTACAGCAAACGATTGAAACGAACactaatccaaaaaaaaaaaaaaaaagcttcatttcatttatttttaacacAAGTCATTAATGACTGATAAGTATGAAATTACAGCAAACGAACATTTATTCATCAATTCAcgaattatatataattaaaatcattaaGAATTTCCCCCAGCTAAACAATTAGCAACTATCTCAGAATTAAACACAGGTTTTACTGTCAAtcaatttaacaataaaaaaatgagcTACAACTCAAATCATTATAAAAACAGGTTAAATTTCTTCAAATATCAATCCATTTTAAAGGTCAAATTTTAtcgttcaaaaaaaatttaacaaaaactaacCTGGAACTTGAAGATTAACAGCAAAAACGAAAGACTTAAGAAAATCTCCATTAGACTGATGAGATCGAAGAACACGCATAACACGGTTGTCGGCACGTGAAAGCACGTGCTCAAGCTTAGAATTTGACTTTAACCAATCAACGGCGGTAGGCCTCAAGAGATAGTCAACAGAGGCGGAGGACTTGGTTTTCTTCAACAAATACTGTTTTGATCGGAGAGAGAATAAGTTTCCAGGCGGTGATGCCCAACcgttggatccattgagaaggtCCACGTGGCGTAAAGATCCACCGTTGATCGTTTTTTCTCTCCAATCTAGATTTGAGGACGACCGCGTTTCATAATTGCTGGTGGCAGGGGTGGTGGTGTTCATAATCTTCGTGAAACTTTCTCTCTCCAGATTTTTGGTGTTTCTCCCTCTGAAGTAAGAGGAATTGGAAATGTTAGTTATGAGTTATGACTCATGAGTAACACAATAATTagtaaagagaaagaaaagggtttcgctttttattatttttatcatgatgaagtattatttattattttttcttttaaataattaCCTGCGTAATTAAACGAAAGCGCTCGTGTGACGGTGTGATTGTCTGTAAAGCATGTTTCATCTGCAGTGTAGGTTGCGTCGGAAGCTTCGTAGGGTGGGACTGTGGAAGTAATCTTTTATCTTATTCACTCTTATTTTCCGGATCTTAAATACTTAAATGACAAGTTTgctaggtggtaataaacgatatgctaatttgaaagaaaaactagtgtaattttgattgaaaaatctcttagttgcgtTGATAGTCATGCTCCTCcaatttcaatcatctcattttcttcataaaatgtattccaatgcattaccattaagagatgtggtattaagtggtaatgaaaatttataatgtcaaaaacttttttgtgatcaaaatttcattaccatgggaatgatatagaaCTTCTGATGAAAATTTaacactaaaaataattttttttattaccatttaataccactaaccaaactgGCTGAAAATGTTTGACTtttcaaatatttaaatatatcattttaatttttaatatatttcaatatataataaaattttgatattaataattttttcattaaaatgatcaaaaaagatcttacttaactatatttaacttaaaaattaaaaattaatcacaaattaagagtgttGAATAAATAGTGCATTATCTTGTAGAATTCGATTCTAGTTCCAAGCAGTTCAAAAGGCAATTCCTTTAGATTCAACTCTTGGGTTAGGCAAGTCGGATCATTTGTCAATTCAATCTTTtgctttaaataaaaatataaaaaaatcatataaagtGCTATAATAATGTTAAGATACCatagttaattattttaaaatttattgcttgtcaatcgttattaaaatatatattaaaaaaaagaaaatataaaaaatgataaatttatagtaaagatgattaataaaaaaggtAGAAAATGGACGTGAAGCTTAGTTGTTCGCGGTTTTGCGGCTGCACGGGCCGATATGCCAACAGTTCTATGGGTTCGTCAAAATTTTATTGTAACCTTAATGGTTCGCAGTTCGGACCAGTTAGGAAGCTGTTGCAGAAGGTTTCGATTTCGGGACAATTCTTCGACGACTCTAAAACGGTCGTGTTTTGGGTAACTCGCCCCATGACTATCACTAGTTGTAAGTAATTTACAACCAGAAAGTATTTCACGATTTTTCACATCacatgaaaattaaataattggtTTTAGTGTGATGTATATGAGTTAGACCCAATGTCACGTACAGTATCAAAAAATACGAACAATAACGCAAGAAAAAAAAGGATAGAATAACATGATAGATTAGAATAGGAGCGAATTTAGGTGCAGTAAATATGATTGTTTGCTACAGATTTAACACAAGTAAATATCATATATGTTTGGAAAGGTTGTGTAACACTCCGGCCGATCAAAGCGTCGGTGACTATCATGGaaactgtagactagccccataGATCAATATATGTTTTTTCAGCACCCTTTAGCCTCGCCTATGCGCACTCAGAAAAGCTTCCCAATTAGgaatgcaaacggggcggggcgggtattggcgtcaccatccccatccccatctggtaaatcaatccccatccccgcggcgggtataatttttttctccgTCCCCGCctcgatgggtttgtacctaataccatccccatccccatctccatctgggtatccatccccgtctaatacccattttacccgccccaccacccgtcaaatccccgcttaatacccatctgtgtcacatatttattttcaattatttgggctttaaaacccataaaacatatccaaactccaaagtctcaaacaaaaacacatatccaaagtctcaaTTCAAACAAATATATATCCGAAGTCTCAATGGTTATTATACACTACATTAACAACATTATTAACCATTgagattgaaaaattaaaataattccaAATCTAAACatgtaaaaaaaagataaaaataaattaacaaagAAGATAATCTTAATAAAATACCTGATCTTGGGTTACATCGCAAACACAGATTCTTCCATTATAGAAAATAGTCATTTGTTCTTGCTTTGAAATTTTTCCTCCATTACTTGATTGCCTGTTAATTATCAACACAcaacaatattaattaaaaaatcaaatcaataatcacctaattttattaatcaatttgaaaaaaattataatcaattaacaaataaGAGATACATACGTTGAGGACAGAGACGCAGAAGATGGTAGAAGGCCAAGCTCAAGATCGAATTCcatttttcttttgtaaaaaattgattatgcaGATAATTATTTGTGaggattttttaataataatgatgaaatttgaaagaaagaaaaataaaaaaagttgatgaaataaaaaagtGAGGCTAAAATTGGTACTTTTAGCATATCAATGTTCGAGGTTTCTAAGGTAAAATGTAACATTATCAATGGCACCGACAGTGAAACAAACAACAAGCTAATCTCAGATCTATACCAGTGATATGCAAACTGAAGAAGTGAGGCTAAAATTGCTTACctgtgaagattgaagaagatgattgaagaagAATGGCAGTGAAGATTGAAGAAAAAGGAAATGAGTAATGACGGCCAGCGCCCAGCACTCCAGCAGTAAAGACTGAAGAAGAATAGAAGATGCGATTGCAAATGACGGCCAGCACAACACAGTGAAagaaaaagggttttgaaatttagggttttcaaatttattttttttatacaatatAAACCgggatttttaaaaacttttaaaaaaatttgaagataCTTTCAAGaatttcagaaatttgaaaataaattttttaaaaaatttattcactGCGGCGGGGCGGGgaggggcggggcggggatggggcgggtttcacctaaaacccatccccatccccatccccgtggtgggtatgaattttatacccgtacccgccccatgacccatcaaacggGGAcccatggggcgggtctcctattagacccgccccatcTGCATCCCTATTCCCAATAAGTCATCTATCTTAAAATTGCTCTCCCACCAAGCACCCTTATccgtggagttcttagcaaatgggctaacgtgaaaagaagatgcaccttgaaTTCTTTTCGCAATTGAGACACAATGTCATACCCCTATTTTAAATTAGTGTCACGATACTCTGTGATGTCTAAGGACCTCATtgacctaaaacccatccctattcgttgttcattgttcgttgttcattgttcattgttcattgttcattgaaaattgttcaattttctttcatcaattttcattgttcattttatattgttcattgttcattatacattgttcattgctcatcgttcattatttattgttcattattctttgatcattgttcattgctcatttttcattgttcatagttcattatttattgttcattgttcattgttcattgttcaatgttcattgttcattgttcactaatcatcgttcattgttcattaatcattgttcattgtttgttattcatagttcattgtgcattgttcattgttcattattcattgttcattgttcattgttctttgttcagtgttcattgttcattgttcattgatcattgttcaattatctttcatcttttttcatttttcattattcaaagtttattgttcattgttcattattcattgttcgttgttcattgtacattgttcattgttcattgatcattgttcatcgttcattgttcattgtttattgttctttcaacattgttcattgtttattgttctttcatcattgttcattgctcattgttcatagttcattgttcattattcattgatcattcttcattgttcattgttcgttgttttgatcattgttcattgtttattgttaattgttcattgttcattgttcattgttcattattcattgttcattgttcattgttcattgttcgttgttcattatccattgtCCTTTACTCATCgtgcattgttcattattcattattcttcaatcattgttcatttttctttattcattgttcgttgatcaatgttcattgttcattgttcattgttcattgttaacttctcattgttcattgttcattgttcattgatcattgttcattgttcattgttctttcatcattgttcattgttgattgttcactgtttattgtttattattctttgattattgtttattgttcattgttgatcgttcattgttcattgtttattgtttattgttcattgcttaatgtttattgttaattgttgattgttcattgttcatttttctgttttcattgttcattgttcattgtttattgatcattgttcattgttcattgatcaattttcattgttcatttctgtaacaccccgatatttttccgattttttttccccgatatatttaataatttactagtaatattttatatatatatatatatatatatatatacatatatatatatatatatatatatatatatatatatgtatatatatatatatatatgtatatatatatatatatatatgtatatatatatatatatgtatatatatatatatatatatatatatatatatatatatatatatatatatgtatatatatatatatatatatatatgtatatatatatatatatgtatatatatatatatatatatatatatgtatatatatatatatatatatatatatatatgtatatatatatatatatatgtatatatatatatatatatatgtatatatatatatatatatatatatatatatatatatatatatatatagagagagagagagagagagagagagagagtttatttattattgggcttggtcatgagatttgcaatcctttttggcaattagaattatttgggcccaaactttttcTTAacctatcttttattttaaaaaaataagaaaataggagggactcttggtggagcttgtaactcccttagagTAATAatggatcaaggcattaatcccatataattaacccttcttaattccttaatcattttcattttgacatcctttcatttctaaagtttccaaggacaaaaaaaaacacatcCTTTCAAAATccctcctaatccacattcctaactccattacacttgatcattaggtgttttcctttacaattgtaagtgtaattcttaatctatgttgattcttaagttttaatttaaaattctttgattattatatgttttatcttataattcatgtttaatttaagaatttaaaatttcatgtatgattttgggatatatttttctatctaaattgatgaagaatgtttctttttagagtttttagatatgcatatatgtgaagaataggattggtttgtgtgatgggtgattttgaaatttatatataaaaatgaatgttcatgtaaaaaaaatgtgtgtggt
Coding sequences:
- the LOC130818455 gene encoding uncharacterized protein LOC130818455; amino-acid sequence: MEFDLELGLLPSSASLSSTQSSNGGKISKQEQMTIFYNGRICVCDVTQDQARLKGAEKTYIDLWG
- the LOC130817615 gene encoding protein ENHANCED DISEASE RESISTANCE 2-like; its protein translation is MNTTTPATSNYETRSSSNLDWREKTINGGSLRHVDLLNGSNGWASPPGNLFSLRSKQYLLKKTKSSASVDYLLRPTAVDWLKSNSKLEHVLSRADNRVMRVLRSHQSNGDFLKSFVFAVNLQVPGREHHSAVFYFSTDEPIESGSLLERFINGDDGFRNSRLKLVNRIVKGPWIVKTAVGNYSACLLGKALTCRYHRGPNYLEIDVDISSSKIAGALVHLALGCVTSVTIDMGFVVEGQIEEELPEKLIGAVRICQMEMNSAEFVDSNSPSNGVGIGRLGLAKVNHVDGEGSSRSDQSDPGVLS